One Triticum dicoccoides isolate Atlit2015 ecotype Zavitan chromosome 5B, WEW_v2.0, whole genome shotgun sequence genomic window carries:
- the LOC119307607 gene encoding F-box/FBD/LRR-repeat protein At3g26920-like, which yields MRRREPPPLLPPAGGPITRRRKLAESEPPAQDTISNLPDAVLGEIISLLPTKDGARTQILASRWRHLWRSAPLNLDCRGLNHGDELVGALSRIISSHQGPCRRLCIHADLLDAPSTTVDSLLRSDALGNLQELEFSCFEQPPPASIFRFSPTLRVVTIGCCNLPDSAVRGIHFPLLKQLGLEFVCISECSLHNLIASCPTLESLLIHRSFGFPCIQINSLSLKSVGLDSYAVWENNTVALQLQELIINNAPCLERLLLLHQETGLRISVIAAPKLETIGFLSDGYYECSQDHLYRLAFGSTVILGLHVDNLDMVVRTVKILAIQMKDLCLDTVIDLLTCFPCLEKLYIKARTSESSNFWRRKHRNLINCLDIRLKTIVLKSYRGIKSQVNFVTFFVLNARMLESMTLQVETSNYNEEFLVEQRRKLQLQDRVSRGAQFHFTPDICIRTNWDIKHVRDLDVVDPFVRRC from the exons ATGAGGCGGCGCGAGCCTCCTCCGCTACTGCCGCCGGCCGGCGGCCCTATTACCCGAAGAAGAAAGTTGGCGGAATCTGAACCGCCGGCTCAAGACACCATCAGCAACCTCCCCGACGCCGTCCTCGGCGAGATCATCTCGCTCCTCCCcaccaaggacggcgcccgcacccagATCCTCGCGTCCCGGTGGCGCCACCTCTGGCGTTCCGCCCCTCTCAACCTCGACTGCCGCGGCCTCAATCATGGGGATGAGCTCGTTGGTGCCTTATCACGCATCATTTCTTCCCACCAAGGGCCCTGCCGCCGCCTCTGCATCCACGCTGACCTCCTTGACGCCCCATCCACTACCGTGGACTCCTTGCTCCGGTCCGACGCTCTGGGCAACCTCCAAGAGCTTGAGTTCTCATGCTTCGAGCAGCCGCCGCCGGCGTCAATCTTCCGATTCTCGCCCACCCTCCGTGTTGTCACCATCGGATGTTGCAACCTCCCCGACAGCGCCGTCCGAGGGATTCACTTTCCCCTGCTTAAGCAGCTCGGGCTTGAATTTGTCTGCATCTCCGAGTGCTCTCTGCATAACCTGATTGCCAGCTGCCCCACCCTGGAGTCGCTTCTGATTCACCGCAGTTTTGGCTTTCCCTGCATCCAAATCAACTCGCTTTCCCTTAAAAGCGTTGGTCTTGATAGTTATGCTGTTTGGGAAAATAACACAGTCGCGTTACAGTTACAGGAACTCATCATCAACAATGCTCCTTGTCTTGAAAGGTTACTCCTTCTTCATCAGGAAACTGGTCTGCGCATATCAGTAATTGCGGCACCTAAACTGGAGACCATAGGCTTCCTTTCTGATGGGTATTACGAGTGCAGTCAGGATCACCTCTACAGACTTGCGTTTGGATCCACAGTTATTCTG GGATTACATGTAGATAACCTGGATATGGTGGTGCGCACGGTCAAGATTTTAGCTATCCAGATGAAAGATCTTTGTTTGGATACGGTGATTGACTTGCTGACATGCTTTCCATGCTTGGAGAAGCTGTACATTAAG GCACGTACATCAGAGTCAAGCAATTTTTGGCGTCGTAAACACCGGAATCTGATCAATTGTCTTGACATCCGTCTGAAGACGATAGTTCTGAAATCATATCGGGGCATCAAGTCTCAAGTTAACTTTGTTACATTCTTTGTGTTGAACGCGAGAATGCTAGAGTCCATGACACTTCAGGTTGAAACCAGTAATTACAATGAGGAGTTCTTGGTAGAACAACGTAGGAAACTTCAGCTGCAGGACAGAGTTTCAAGAGGTGCTCAGTTTCATTTTACACCTGATATATGTATCCGCACTAACTGGGACATCAAGCATGTCCGTGATTTGGATGTAGTTGATCCATTTGTACGTCGGTGTTGA